Proteins from one Burkholderia oklahomensis C6786 genomic window:
- a CDS encoding PAAR domain-containing protein, whose protein sequence is MGFAFVREGDTTTHGGRVLACTSTFIVHGKAIALLGDMVSCPRCGGIFPIVRVKQRNMALGERPVATDGDKTACGATLIASQGTATVMPTAGASSGADTPAVSGGAIPLPVGSIRGGLHRGRFQAVDDETGQPIPNYPYTVTGSGGQIVSGRTDESGYTDWMESNGSASLTFDYSGSKPA, encoded by the coding sequence ATGGGGTTCGCGTTTGTCCGAGAGGGCGATACGACGACGCACGGAGGACGGGTGCTCGCCTGTACGTCGACATTCATCGTCCATGGAAAAGCAATTGCCTTGCTTGGCGACATGGTGTCGTGTCCGCGTTGTGGTGGGATCTTCCCGATTGTCCGCGTGAAACAGCGGAATATGGCGCTTGGGGAACGTCCGGTGGCGACGGATGGCGACAAAACGGCATGCGGCGCCACTCTCATCGCGTCCCAAGGTACTGCCACTGTTATGCCGACAGCGGGTGCCTCCTCAGGTGCCGATACGCCCGCTGTTAGTGGTGGTGCTATACCGTTGCCCGTCGGCTCGATCCGAGGCGGCTTGCATCGTGGACGGTTTCAAGCGGTCGACGACGAAACCGGTCAGCCAATCCCAAATTATCCATACACGGTAACTGGTAGCGGTGGACAGATCGTTTCCGGTCGAACCGACGAGAGCGGCTATACCGATTGGATGGAAAGCAATGGATCGGCATCTCTGACGTTCGACTACAGCGGATCGAAGCCGGCATGA
- a CDS encoding c-type cytochrome, protein MSEAPHGAPIKTPGQLIAVVIASFAIPIAVIVLFATYANHAFRTGAGTDGLSDEAVAKRIAPIAQVDVKDANAPRVYKTGEEVYKAVCVTCHGTGAAGAPKFGDAAAWAPRIAAGYDEVLHIALTGKGAMPPRGGTNPDDYSDYEVARAVVYMANQAGAKFAEPAQPAANAAPASGAAAASAPGASDATAANAQAAAAMAAIAALPKPGEAPAAGASAESSASAGKALYESTCQACHATGVLNAPKFGNKADWAPRLKDSMDTVYNFALHGKGAMPPKGGSNASDADVKAAVDYMVNAAK, encoded by the coding sequence ATGAGCGAAGCACCCCACGGAGCCCCCATCAAAACCCCCGGGCAACTCATCGCAGTTGTCATCGCCTCATTCGCGATCCCGATCGCAGTCATCGTCCTGTTCGCCACCTACGCCAATCACGCGTTCCGCACGGGCGCCGGCACCGACGGCCTGTCCGACGAAGCCGTCGCGAAGCGCATTGCGCCCATCGCACAAGTCGACGTGAAAGACGCGAACGCGCCGCGGGTTTATAAGACGGGCGAGGAAGTCTACAAAGCCGTCTGCGTAACCTGCCACGGCACCGGCGCAGCCGGCGCGCCGAAGTTCGGCGACGCCGCCGCCTGGGCGCCGCGCATCGCCGCCGGCTACGACGAGGTGCTGCATATCGCGCTGACCGGCAAGGGCGCGATGCCCCCGCGCGGCGGCACGAACCCCGACGACTACAGCGACTACGAGGTCGCGCGCGCGGTCGTCTACATGGCCAATCAGGCCGGCGCGAAGTTCGCCGAGCCCGCGCAGCCCGCCGCGAATGCGGCGCCGGCCTCCGGGGCGGCCGCAGCGTCTGCGCCGGGCGCCTCCGATGCGACGGCCGCCAACGCGCAAGCCGCCGCCGCGATGGCCGCAATCGCCGCGTTGCCGAAACCGGGCGAGGCGCCCGCGGCCGGCGCGAGCGCGGAAAGCTCGGCGTCGGCCGGCAAGGCGCTGTACGAATCGACGTGCCAGGCATGCCACGCAACGGGCGTGCTGAACGCACCCAAGTTCGGCAACAAGGCCGACTGGGCGCCGCGCCTGAAGGACTCGATGGATACCGTCTACAACTTCGCGCTGCACGGCAAGGGCGCCATGCCGCCCAAAGGCGGCTCGAACGCGTCGGACGCCGACGTGAAGGCGGCCGTCGACTACATGGTCAACGCCGCGAAGTAA
- a CDS encoding rolling circle replication-associated protein, translating to MHDASIGDFSPFRREWVIRGRNFGDGQVEVTATRFDRYMGALSLNAMPKAKRGESENSESNLMDAAKRAKQQVRLRCKAIGADRMITLTYRENMQDKGRLKRDFDALRRRLAKLSTFQYVATPERQKRGAWHLHVAVKGRQNYRVLRSIWQSIVGVGNGQINVRNPFKEKGLRHKLAAYLAKYITKDFAEHALNEKRYWTSRGVVVPEVMPIDHITANDPAEALKTAFHAALRAGATLDRCQAFWRQELGVFWLSTREN from the coding sequence ATGCACGACGCAAGTATAGGCGACTTCTCGCCGTTCCGTAGAGAGTGGGTAATCCGTGGCCGGAATTTTGGCGACGGTCAGGTCGAAGTGACGGCGACGCGGTTCGATCGGTACATGGGCGCGCTGTCGTTGAATGCGATGCCCAAAGCGAAGCGCGGCGAGTCGGAGAACAGCGAATCGAACCTGATGGACGCCGCGAAACGCGCCAAGCAACAGGTGCGGCTCCGCTGTAAAGCGATTGGAGCGGACCGAATGATCACGTTGACGTACCGCGAGAACATGCAGGACAAAGGTCGCCTCAAGCGCGATTTCGATGCGCTGCGTCGGCGTCTCGCGAAGCTGTCGACGTTCCAGTACGTGGCGACGCCCGAGCGCCAGAAGAGGGGCGCGTGGCATCTCCACGTGGCGGTCAAGGGCCGTCAGAACTATCGAGTGCTGCGCTCGATCTGGCAAAGCATCGTAGGCGTCGGGAATGGCCAAATCAACGTCCGAAACCCGTTCAAGGAGAAGGGATTGCGGCACAAGCTTGCGGCCTACCTAGCGAAGTACATCACCAAGGATTTCGCGGAGCACGCGCTGAACGAAAAGCGGTACTGGACGAGCCGCGGCGTGGTCGTCCCGGAAGTCATGCCGATCGATCACATCACGGCGAATGATCCTGCAGAGGCGTTGAAGACTGCATTTCATGCGGCATTGCGAGCGGGTGCGACATTGGATCGGTGTCAGGCATTTTGGAGGCAAGAGTTAGGGGTTTTCTGGTTATCGACACGTGAAAATTAA
- a CDS encoding helix-turn-helix domain-containing protein → MAKIATKRARAEGFTPVPHTADDTKRLLAKRGVRKEYDQLEDEYNALRAILVARHEAGLTQAQVAARMGTTASAVSRLEASLSSEKHSPSFSTLRKYAAACGKRLVISFV, encoded by the coding sequence ATGGCTAAGATAGCAACGAAGCGCGCTCGCGCTGAGGGATTCACTCCAGTCCCCCACACGGCGGATGATACAAAGCGCCTGCTGGCAAAGCGTGGTGTTAGAAAGGAATATGACCAGCTGGAGGATGAATACAATGCGCTTCGCGCTATTCTGGTTGCGAGGCATGAAGCTGGTTTGACTCAGGCGCAGGTTGCTGCACGAATGGGAACGACCGCATCGGCTGTATCGCGACTTGAAGCATCATTGTCGAGCGAAAAGCACTCGCCGTCATTTTCGACGCTGCGCAAGTATGCTGCTGCGTGTGGAAAGAGGCTGGTGATCTCCTTTGTCTAA
- a CDS encoding VRR-NUC domain-containing protein encodes MTDYAKGTGTGSTGTGDGRTNIVRLRRNGLDSEDRQALCAVICRCNSMSSIGASGQQLKQQCVSGRLKAADAISDHRSPYKAEVNYDMSRDPPAPIMDSGIVTKTHDYLPGWIQKYWPGGLGGYTPGVGNIRRPDVVIVNDPSSPPTQDNLKSVVEIKFPGDTLTRSQRDAYVQIAGDSAKVSVIGPDECGCDRGKTEQPSERSAVSTSGESSFGAGLDAYLNSPPPPPVPPPVFVP; translated from the coding sequence ATGACGGACTACGCGAAGGGAACGGGGACCGGATCGACCGGTACGGGCGACGGTAGGACGAACATCGTGCGACTGCGGCGCAACGGGCTTGATTCCGAAGATCGGCAAGCGCTCTGTGCGGTCATTTGCCGATGCAATTCGATGTCAAGTATCGGCGCCAGCGGTCAGCAGTTGAAGCAGCAGTGCGTTAGCGGCCGGCTCAAAGCGGCGGACGCGATCAGCGATCACCGGAGCCCATACAAGGCCGAAGTGAACTACGACATGTCGCGCGATCCGCCTGCCCCGATCATGGATTCCGGGATCGTCACGAAGACGCACGACTACCTGCCGGGGTGGATTCAAAAGTACTGGCCGGGCGGCCTGGGCGGCTACACGCCGGGAGTAGGCAACATACGCCGCCCGGACGTCGTCATCGTCAACGATCCGTCGTCGCCGCCCACGCAAGACAATCTGAAGTCCGTTGTGGAGATAAAATTCCCCGGCGATACGCTGACACGATCCCAGCGCGACGCGTATGTGCAAATTGCCGGCGATTCCGCGAAGGTGTCGGTGATTGGCCCTGACGAGTGTGGTTGTGACCGAGGCAAGACGGAACAACCGTCAGAAAGGTCGGCGGTCTCGACATCAGGTGAATCTTCCTTTGGGGCCGGCCTCGACGCGTATTTGAATAGCCCTCCGCCACCTCCGGTACCTCCTCCTGTATTTGTGCCTTGA
- a CDS encoding major capsid protein, translating to MKKLVAVAALATASMGAFAADGPVTMDVAPVVSSINGIGPNLALVGGAVLAISAAMFGYRAVKSFLGR from the coding sequence ATGAAGAAGCTGGTTGCAGTTGCGGCGCTCGCTACGGCAAGCATGGGTGCATTCGCGGCGGACGGTCCGGTGACGATGGACGTCGCCCCCGTCGTCAGTTCGATTAACGGTATCGGCCCGAACCTCGCGCTCGTCGGCGGCGCTGTGCTCGCTATCTCGGCCGCGATGTTCGGCTACCGCGCGGTGAAGAGCTTCCTCGGTCGCTGA
- a CDS encoding zonular occludens toxin domain-containing protein, with product MITLITGVPGSGKTLHAVWLLTKIAKGRRVLVDGIRDLAIEHVEIDEAWLRQWHINAEAHDLIVIDEAQRIYPPTTVSQKPTPDVEQLHVHRHKGVDFILITQHPQRISKTVRDLVGRHIHVRNLFGLKRAMLYEWDHCHNPSSLKDAVKRQWAYPREVFKLYTSAEVHTKKQAVVPKALFVVPIALGVLIYCSVKFFFSARDGFGVTPGMSESTPEAAAAPSQEAKVTRAPSVARSVDWRIAGRYVTDGAGYVVLVAADGRLRPVSLEGFSGAGMLLTGEIDGRTVGAWTGAQAGKTEQGGGMQ from the coding sequence ATGATCACGTTGATTACAGGGGTTCCGGGGAGCGGCAAGACGCTGCATGCGGTCTGGTTGCTGACGAAGATCGCGAAGGGACGCCGCGTGCTGGTCGACGGCATTCGCGATTTGGCGATCGAGCACGTCGAGATAGATGAGGCGTGGTTGCGCCAGTGGCACATCAATGCCGAAGCGCACGACTTGATCGTGATCGATGAGGCGCAACGCATCTACCCGCCGACGACGGTCAGCCAAAAGCCGACGCCCGATGTTGAGCAGCTGCACGTGCATCGTCACAAGGGCGTCGACTTCATCCTCATCACGCAGCATCCGCAGCGGATCAGCAAGACGGTTCGCGATCTGGTCGGGCGTCATATCCACGTGCGCAACCTGTTCGGCTTGAAGCGCGCGATGCTCTACGAGTGGGACCACTGCCACAACCCGAGCAGCCTGAAGGACGCGGTGAAGCGGCAATGGGCTTATCCGCGCGAGGTGTTCAAGCTCTACACGAGCGCCGAAGTTCACACGAAGAAACAGGCGGTCGTGCCCAAAGCGCTGTTCGTCGTGCCGATCGCGTTGGGCGTGTTGATCTACTGCTCGGTGAAGTTCTTTTTCAGCGCGCGTGATGGCTTCGGGGTGACGCCCGGCATGTCGGAATCGACGCCCGAAGCAGCCGCCGCGCCATCGCAAGAGGCCAAGGTCACGCGTGCGCCGAGTGTGGCTAGGTCGGTGGACTGGCGCATTGCGGGGCGCTACGTGACGGACGGGGCGGGTTACGTGGTGCTCGTCGCGGCGGACGGCAGATTGCGGCCTGTGTCGTTGGAAGGGTTCAGCGGCGCGGGGATGCTGCTGACGGGCGAAATCGACGGTAGGACCGTTGGTGCTTGGACCGGCGCGCAAGCCGGAAAAACAGAACAAGGCGGGGGTATGCAATGA
- a CDS encoding type II secretion system protein GspD has translation MKRYGVLIGAAVVYSMAAVGAVPPLPTLPVDASLTAAAPAPASMPALTPLKHVAGTSFDLRFVTVAQIVDLIYQEAMHTPYVLGPDVLSDARLVSFRLDDRNRDVRTVMGDFLESLGFQVVTKNGVDYVTKKPGAAREKVDQDVFVYKPRYRRVDYLRALIEPMIGTRSMPLTAPVSMPMQPAGAVQVPGESTSPANDAPAMPIEMGVQARGDDLVIVGSHDEVALLRKVVPELDTAPSEVVVRGWVYEVANTDSTNTAWSIAVRMLSGQLRVSSGDTSSDTSAVRFTGPGVDAAISALNADSRFKVVSSPHVRIVSGERVRLNVGQQVPTQSSVSYQGSNGTPVQSITYQDAGLIFDVEPIVMREVIEVKVHEEISDFVATKTGVDTSPTKNTRQLQTVTRMKDGEVIVLGGLIQDRNATARSGYAWLPSFLDGRSSSKQRTEVLLVLQVQRI, from the coding sequence ATGAAGCGATACGGGGTACTGATCGGGGCGGCGGTGGTGTATTCGATGGCGGCGGTTGGCGCGGTGCCGCCATTGCCGACGCTGCCGGTTGATGCGAGCTTGACGGCCGCCGCGCCGGCGCCGGCTTCCATGCCTGCTCTGACGCCGTTGAAGCACGTCGCGGGCACGTCGTTTGATCTGCGTTTCGTGACGGTGGCGCAGATTGTCGACCTGATCTATCAGGAGGCGATGCACACGCCCTACGTGCTCGGCCCGGACGTGTTGAGCGACGCGCGGCTCGTGTCGTTCCGCCTGGACGATCGGAATCGCGACGTGCGCACGGTCATGGGCGATTTCCTCGAGTCGCTCGGCTTTCAGGTCGTGACGAAGAACGGCGTTGACTACGTGACGAAGAAGCCCGGCGCGGCGCGCGAAAAGGTCGATCAGGATGTGTTCGTGTACAAGCCGCGCTATCGTCGGGTCGATTACCTGCGTGCGCTCATCGAGCCGATGATCGGGACGCGCTCGATGCCGTTGACGGCCCCCGTCAGTATGCCGATGCAGCCGGCCGGCGCGGTACAGGTGCCGGGTGAGTCCACCAGTCCGGCTAACGATGCGCCCGCGATGCCGATCGAAATGGGCGTGCAGGCGCGCGGCGATGATCTCGTGATCGTTGGCTCACACGATGAAGTCGCGCTGCTGCGCAAGGTCGTGCCCGAGCTCGACACCGCGCCGAGCGAAGTCGTGGTGCGTGGTTGGGTGTACGAAGTGGCGAATACCGATTCGACCAACACGGCGTGGAGCATCGCGGTTCGGATGTTGAGTGGTCAGCTTCGCGTGTCGAGCGGTGACACGTCGTCGGATACGAGTGCGGTTCGCTTCACGGGGCCGGGCGTCGACGCGGCGATATCCGCGCTGAACGCCGACTCGCGTTTCAAGGTCGTCAGCTCGCCGCACGTGCGGATCGTGTCGGGCGAGCGCGTGCGCCTGAACGTCGGGCAACAGGTGCCGACGCAATCGAGCGTGAGCTACCAAGGGTCGAACGGTACACCCGTTCAGTCGATCACCTATCAGGACGCGGGCTTGATCTTCGATGTTGAGCCGATCGTGATGCGCGAGGTGATCGAGGTCAAGGTGCATGAGGAAATCTCCGATTTCGTCGCGACGAAGACGGGCGTCGATACGTCGCCGACGAAGAACACGCGACAGCTACAGACGGTGACGCGGATGAAGGATGGCGAGGTCATCGTATTGGGCGGCTTGATTCAGGACCGCAATGCGACGGCGCGCAGCGGCTATGCGTGGCTGCCGAGCTTTCTTGATGGTCGATCGAGCTCGAAGCAGCGCACGGAGGTTCTGTTGGTTCTGCAGGTGCAGCGGATCTGA
- a CDS encoding DUF262 domain-containing protein: MENNSNAWFDDYAENDEGNDVQIGEYDITAAPNDFNVLTIYNFLESGAVKIPGFQRNYVWDIGRASKLIESLILGLPVPQVFLYEAEKNKFLVIDGQQRLMSIYYFVKQRFPKKDKRTALRAIFDEKGSIPDEVIHDDEYFENFRLKLPEVLPGRPNQFKGLAYATLGAYKTQFDLRTIRNIIIKQNSPSDDDSSMYEVFNRLNTGGVNLQAQEIRMSMYHSPFYDMLYKINQLPAWRRLLGNEVPDLHMKDVEILLRGFALLVDGENYAPSMVKFLNQFSRKAKFKSADDNKYLLNLFDGFLRACANLPGDAFMNKKNGRFNVALYESVFAGACEEALHERRDIKRDIDAGKLIELEGDGEFAGALQKSTTDAKNVKKRLERAKAIVGVL; encoded by the coding sequence ATGGAGAATAATTCAAATGCATGGTTTGATGACTATGCGGAAAATGATGAGGGAAATGATGTTCAAATTGGCGAGTATGATATCACTGCTGCGCCAAACGATTTTAATGTATTGACCATTTATAATTTCTTGGAATCGGGTGCTGTTAAGATCCCTGGATTTCAGAGAAATTATGTTTGGGATATTGGGCGAGCATCAAAGCTAATCGAGTCGCTAATTCTTGGGTTGCCTGTTCCTCAAGTGTTTCTGTATGAGGCTGAGAAAAATAAATTCTTGGTGATCGACGGGCAGCAGCGGCTGATGTCAATTTACTATTTTGTAAAGCAGCGATTCCCCAAAAAGGACAAGCGCACCGCATTGCGGGCGATTTTTGATGAAAAGGGTTCAATTCCGGATGAGGTTATTCACGACGACGAATATTTCGAAAACTTTCGTCTGAAGCTTCCGGAGGTGTTGCCTGGTCGGCCTAATCAGTTTAAGGGGCTCGCTTACGCAACCCTAGGTGCCTATAAGACGCAGTTCGATTTGCGAACGATTCGGAATATTATCATCAAGCAAAACTCGCCGTCGGATGATGATTCGTCCATGTATGAGGTGTTTAATCGCCTTAATACTGGTGGCGTAAATTTGCAAGCACAAGAAATCCGGATGAGTATGTATCACTCTCCGTTCTATGATATGTTGTACAAGATAAATCAGCTTCCGGCATGGAGGAGATTGCTTGGGAATGAAGTGCCGGACCTGCACATGAAAGACGTGGAAATCCTATTGAGAGGATTTGCTCTTTTGGTCGATGGGGAGAATTATGCGCCTTCGATGGTTAAATTTCTGAATCAATTCTCCAGAAAGGCAAAATTTAAGAGCGCTGATGATAATAAGTATCTTCTGAATTTGTTTGATGGATTCTTGAGGGCGTGTGCTAACTTGCCCGGGGATGCCTTCATGAATAAGAAGAATGGACGATTCAACGTTGCCCTGTACGAGTCTGTATTTGCTGGGGCTTGCGAAGAAGCCTTGCACGAACGTAGGGATATCAAACGGGATATTGATGCGGGGAAGCTTATAGAGCTTGAGGGGGACGGCGAATTTGCCGGCGCACTGCAAAAAAGTACGACCGATGCGAAAAACGTCAAGAAGCGATTGGAGCGGGCAAAGGCTATCGTCGGCGTGCTTTAG
- a CDS encoding DUF2523 domain-containing protein: MSWASLLVSLVGPIVTRVLVALGIGFVTVTGIDLAFAQVVQWMTASVGGLSSDIANVLALGGVGDGIAYVLGGLSARVSFYMLTSTTKMVFGK, from the coding sequence ATGAGCTGGGCGAGCTTGTTGGTGTCGTTGGTCGGGCCGATCGTCACGCGCGTACTGGTCGCGCTCGGCATCGGCTTCGTGACGGTGACGGGCATCGATCTGGCATTCGCTCAGGTCGTGCAGTGGATGACGGCGAGCGTCGGTGGGTTGAGTTCCGATATCGCGAACGTGCTCGCGCTCGGTGGTGTGGGCGACGGCATCGCGTACGTGCTCGGCGGGCTCTCGGCGCGTGTGTCGTTCTACATGCTCACGTCCACAACCAAAATGGTATTCGGCAAATGA
- a CDS encoding tyrosine-type recombinase/integrase: MVFEEIIGIYMSEKRHRSPERDQYSLQRLKPHFSGRDLRMLKRGDVRRYVSARLADGVRESTVKRELKLLSAAINFVRTEHDRPELPNPVQSLGLDGGESRVRWISRSEASSLILAAGATARQPHLSNFVRLALSTGCRKNELLALKWQRVDFEHSHLRLDCEHTKNGKRRLVPLNSGAVSALRDQRDWVSRNCADSDWVFASGSGRRISTLQKGFVAACARAGIENFRIHDLRHTFASWLVMEGVSLYVVKDLLGHSSITVTERYAHLSPDQGRAAVQKLLPL, from the coding sequence ATGGTCTTTGAGGAAATAATCGGAATTTACATGTCGGAGAAGAGGCACCGTAGCCCGGAGCGGGATCAATATTCGTTGCAACGGCTCAAACCGCACTTCAGCGGCCGGGACTTGCGAATGTTGAAACGGGGAGATGTTCGACGGTATGTGTCTGCGCGGCTCGCTGATGGTGTCCGGGAGTCAACCGTAAAGCGTGAGCTCAAGCTATTGTCAGCGGCCATCAATTTCGTGCGGACTGAGCACGACCGTCCGGAATTGCCAAATCCGGTGCAAAGCCTTGGCCTTGATGGTGGTGAGTCGCGTGTCCGCTGGATATCTAGAAGCGAAGCGTCGTCGCTGATTCTCGCTGCTGGAGCAACCGCACGGCAGCCGCATCTATCGAATTTTGTCCGACTCGCGTTGAGCACGGGTTGTCGGAAGAACGAGCTGCTCGCGCTCAAGTGGCAACGTGTTGATTTCGAGCACTCGCACCTTCGACTCGATTGCGAGCACACGAAGAACGGCAAGCGTCGATTGGTGCCGCTGAACAGCGGTGCTGTATCAGCACTGAGGGATCAGCGCGATTGGGTGTCGCGGAATTGCGCTGACTCTGACTGGGTGTTTGCGTCGGGTTCGGGGAGACGGATTAGCACCCTTCAAAAGGGATTCGTCGCCGCATGCGCCCGTGCCGGAATTGAGAACTTCCGCATCCATGATCTACGGCACACCTTTGCGTCGTGGCTCGTCATGGAAGGCGTTTCGCTATACGTCGTCAAGGACCTGTTGGGGCACTCTTCCATCACGGTCACGGAGCGCTATGCCCACTTGTCGCCTGATCAGGGGCGCGCTGCAGTGCAGAAGCTGCTGCCGCTTTGA
- a CDS encoding virulence factor TspB C-terminal domain-related protein — protein MSMRKRIRGVWLALLAAFAMVCNQQAHAQAALAPIESFVINRAQAAILTRLAVARGIAASDPRIAATLAGMGQASTMLNVVGTGAAAALAFAGAPVWLTILAGMGILAVGSALQLGDATFLWSGEQVSLDAGALPASAGDNYQPMQPPAIAIDPTNEKMLAPEMWAARAGIPVYRNSSCASNNAFCIGYPFSPGPGTANFYASRGPFDILPSTLEQAQQFEWYLYFFLGHCGLSFGCTGGKDTTVNSRSLYFAPENNIPGQPIALHYVETRTEAVKGSDGKTTYRQVVKRGKDSFFSYKSAVVPIVADDLSKLWPRIPPKVAATPLPTSTITNLVNATWKSASSQSGYEGLPYRRVTEYDIAEWAKENPGQVPTFADLFSSAAPKGKDVLISPFVPPRPIPIPVPKPAPAPPRPASEAEPEPRPVPAPVPGPNPQPRPVPEPQPQPQPVPVPRPVPQPVPQPVPVPLPQPVPHPVPEPAPSPVPQPVPVPVPGPVPVPVPEPVPSPVPEPVPQPIPQPLPQPVPVPTPAPGNNPGTGRPSRDDLCAMHPDASACAPLGSASDVAVKSDTKHISLSPLSIGLTKGVCPEPMRVVVFGGELSFSYEPLCEFALKLRPLVLLLCELAAGLIFVTGLMA, from the coding sequence ATGAGCATGCGAAAGAGAATTCGAGGCGTCTGGCTGGCGCTGCTCGCCGCGTTCGCGATGGTGTGCAATCAGCAGGCGCATGCACAGGCAGCGCTCGCGCCCATCGAATCCTTCGTCATCAATCGCGCCCAAGCCGCGATCCTGACGCGTCTCGCAGTCGCACGCGGCATCGCTGCCTCCGATCCTCGCATCGCGGCGACGTTGGCAGGCATGGGGCAGGCTTCAACCATGTTGAATGTCGTCGGGACCGGGGCCGCTGCTGCGCTCGCGTTCGCGGGTGCGCCGGTGTGGCTGACGATTCTGGCGGGCATGGGCATTCTCGCCGTGGGCTCGGCCCTCCAATTGGGCGACGCGACATTTCTTTGGAGCGGCGAACAAGTGTCGCTTGATGCAGGCGCGTTGCCCGCCAGTGCTGGAGACAACTATCAGCCGATGCAGCCGCCCGCGATTGCGATCGATCCGACCAATGAAAAGATGCTGGCGCCGGAGATGTGGGCAGCGCGCGCGGGAATCCCGGTCTATCGCAACAGCTCGTGCGCATCGAATAACGCGTTCTGTATCGGCTATCCGTTTTCGCCGGGCCCCGGAACGGCGAACTTCTACGCAAGCCGGGGGCCGTTCGATATCCTGCCTAGCACGCTGGAACAGGCGCAGCAGTTTGAGTGGTACTTGTACTTTTTTCTCGGGCACTGCGGCCTGAGTTTCGGTTGTACCGGCGGCAAGGATACGACGGTCAATTCGCGTTCGCTGTATTTCGCGCCAGAGAACAACATTCCCGGTCAGCCGATCGCGTTGCATTATGTGGAGACGCGAACGGAAGCCGTGAAGGGCAGTGACGGCAAGACGACGTATCGTCAAGTCGTGAAGCGCGGGAAGGATTCGTTCTTCAGCTACAAGTCCGCCGTTGTGCCGATCGTGGCCGACGATCTGTCGAAGCTCTGGCCGCGCATCCCGCCGAAGGTCGCGGCAACGCCGCTACCGACTTCAACGATTACCAATCTCGTGAATGCGACGTGGAAGAGCGCGTCGTCGCAATCCGGCTATGAGGGCCTTCCATATCGGCGGGTGACGGAGTACGACATCGCGGAATGGGCGAAAGAGAACCCGGGGCAAGTGCCGACCTTCGCCGATCTCTTCTCATCTGCCGCGCCGAAAGGCAAGGATGTTCTCATCAGTCCGTTCGTGCCGCCGCGGCCGATCCCGATTCCCGTGCCGAAGCCCGCGCCGGCCCCCCCGCGTCCGGCATCCGAAGCGGAACCGGAGCCGCGCCCCGTACCCGCTCCGGTGCCGGGGCCGAATCCGCAGCCGCGCCCGGTGCCCGAGCCGCAGCCTCAACCGCAACCCGTGCCGGTGCCGCGTCCAGTGCCTCAACCGGTGCCGCAGCCTGTGCCGGTTCCTCTGCCACAGCCCGTACCGCATCCGGTGCCCGAGCCTGCGCCGAGTCCGGTTCCGCAACCTGTGCCGGTTCCCGTGCCGGGTCCTGTGCCCGTACCGGTCCCCGAACCGGTGCCGAGTCCGGTTCCGGAGCCCGTGCCGCAACCGATCCCGCAGCCGCTGCCGCAACCTGTCCCGGTGCCGACTCCCGCGCCGGGGAACAACCCGGGAACTGGTCGGCCGTCGCGCGACGATCTGTGCGCGATGCATCCCGATGCGTCCGCGTGTGCGCCCCTCGGTAGCGCGTCCGACGTGGCCGTGAAAAGCGACACGAAGCACATTTCGCTGTCGCCCCTCTCGATCGGGTTGACCAAGGGCGTTTGCCCGGAGCCGATGCGCGTCGTCGTGTTCGGCGGCGAGCTTTCCTTCAGCTATGAGCCGCTGTGCGAGTTTGCCTTGAAGCTTCGCCCGTTGGTGTTGCTGCTGTGCGAGCTTGCGGCCGGCCTGATCTTCGTCACGGGGTTGATGGCATGA
- a CDS encoding HEPN domain-containing protein — protein sequence MTAQTAVDRMFAEAAEVMKTVNAAGDISLISAAADHFRKALLLGSASYFEQQICVCVLAFVHEQSGGCPLVGQFVKNKAVERQYHTWFDWKQSNANQFFGLFGPGFKDAMKVRIGASDELKESIAAFLEVGGERNKLVHQDYATFQLEKTMNEIYDLYKKALTFVEGLPSYLREAASAPAAEMIA from the coding sequence ATGACGGCTCAAACGGCTGTAGATCGAATGTTTGCTGAGGCTGCCGAGGTCATGAAGACGGTGAATGCCGCAGGAGATATCTCCCTTATAAGCGCGGCTGCAGACCACTTTAGAAAAGCATTATTGCTCGGCTCGGCTAGTTACTTCGAGCAGCAAATATGTGTTTGTGTGCTTGCTTTTGTTCACGAGCAATCTGGTGGGTGTCCGCTTGTGGGGCAGTTTGTCAAAAACAAGGCTGTTGAAAGGCAGTACCATACGTGGTTTGATTGGAAGCAATCGAATGCCAATCAATTTTTCGGATTATTCGGGCCTGGATTCAAGGATGCGATGAAAGTTCGCATTGGTGCGTCCGATGAGCTAAAGGAGTCGATAGCTGCTTTCCTGGAGGTGGGCGGGGAAAGAAATAAACTTGTTCATCAAGATTACGCCACATTCCAATTGGAAAAAACGATGAATGAGATATACGACCTTTACAAAAAGGCATTGACGTTTGTCGAAGGGCTTCCGTCCTATTTGCGGGAGGCAGCTAGCGCTCCTGCTGCGGAAATGATTGCTTGA